In a genomic window of Virgibacillus sp. SK37:
- a CDS encoding DUF3427 domain-containing protein codes for MLKQGIYEEIINKQIKNDLVSLDTNDFEIEKGNLDVEEARKFLASYISNVTRKALQYVRDKESDDKEAILKQISACNQIISTLSNELGDEELTSMQIDEAGEVLQSIYSKLNSVRSIKKEKTIRPVTSIAESSLFTGSSYEPNMLNELKKEILSSNEIDFLVSFIKWSGIRIIMEELVSFTEKGGKLRIITTSYMEATDYKAITELSKLKNTEIKISYDIARTRLHAKAYMFRRDTGFTTAYIGSSNLSNPALTSGLEWNLKVSEKDSFDIVKKFQATFESYWNDGEFKLFDAQSDNDRQQLKEALRKKTVAEENDFQFSFDIQPYYYQKEMLENLQVEREVFGRTKNLLVAATGVGKTVISAFDYRRFAKEKRNNAKLLFVAHREEILKQSRDTFRAILKDFNFGDMLVGGHTPASFDHLFVSIQSFNSMKLYEKLSRDFYDFIIVDEFHHAAASSYQKLLRHFDPEILLGLTATPERMDGQDVTKYFEGQIASEMRLTEAIDRKLLSPFQYFCVSDTVDLSTLKWSRKGYDLRELENVYTNNKIRSNQIVNSLYKYVTDVEEVKGLGFCVGVEHATYMAQYFNQRNIPSIALHGNSDKTLRTKAKDQLMKGEINFIFVADLYNEGVDISEVNTVLFLRPTESLTVFLQQLGRGLRLVDGKECLTVLDFVGQAHKNYSFEEKFRALIGRTKHSIRHYVEEGFSALPRGSFIQLEKQAKDYILRNIKATANTKTNLVNKLKYFRQDTGLELTLENFLNHHRLSVYDFYGRSGDRSFQRLLVSAGVGDDFTCDNEEKIVKRLPKLFHLNSEKLLRFFMRYVNEQGGYLPKNYEEKLMLNMLYYTFFQKEPAKEGYSTIQEALRNILKNDRMQKEIYDLLAFNYKSIKTIEIENDFDFVTPLTVHSVYSKEQIMAALGYFDEEKCPAFREGVKHFKDKQLDVFFTTLNKSEKDFSPSTLYEDYAINESLFHWQSQSTVTEQSPTAQRYIHHRERGNEIALFVREYKQENGYTAPFIFLGTCDYVSHSGEKPISFKWKLREEMPPGLVPRANKSIV; via the coding sequence TTGCTAAAACAAGGGATCTATGAAGAAATTATAAATAAGCAAATTAAAAATGATCTTGTCTCCCTGGATACTAACGATTTTGAAATTGAAAAAGGAAATCTCGATGTAGAGGAAGCACGTAAGTTCTTAGCCTCCTATATATCTAATGTAACAAGAAAAGCACTCCAATATGTTCGTGACAAGGAATCTGATGATAAGGAAGCGATTTTAAAACAAATTTCTGCCTGTAATCAGATTATATCCACTTTAAGTAACGAGCTAGGTGATGAAGAGCTAACAAGTATGCAGATTGATGAGGCGGGAGAGGTACTTCAGTCCATTTATTCCAAACTAAATTCAGTTAGAAGTATAAAAAAAGAAAAAACAATACGGCCAGTTACATCTATTGCAGAAAGCTCCCTTTTTACAGGGTCTAGCTACGAACCAAATATGTTAAATGAGCTGAAGAAAGAGATTCTTTCATCAAATGAAATTGACTTTTTAGTTTCCTTTATTAAATGGAGTGGCATTCGCATTATTATGGAGGAACTGGTCTCATTCACGGAAAAAGGTGGAAAACTTCGCATAATTACTACTTCCTACATGGAAGCAACTGACTATAAAGCAATTACAGAGTTAAGCAAACTAAAAAACACAGAAATCAAAATCTCTTATGACATAGCGCGAACTCGTCTGCATGCGAAGGCATATATGTTTAGGCGAGACACTGGGTTCACAACTGCTTATATAGGTTCATCTAACCTGTCTAATCCAGCATTAACTTCAGGATTGGAATGGAATTTAAAAGTATCCGAAAAAGACTCTTTTGATATTGTGAAGAAATTTCAAGCTACATTTGAAAGCTACTGGAACGATGGAGAGTTTAAGTTATTTGATGCGCAAAGTGATAATGATAGACAACAATTGAAGGAAGCATTAAGAAAGAAAACGGTAGCTGAAGAAAATGACTTCCAGTTTTCTTTTGATATCCAACCATACTATTATCAAAAAGAGATGTTAGAAAATTTACAGGTGGAACGAGAAGTATTTGGAAGAACTAAAAATCTACTTGTGGCAGCAACTGGTGTTGGTAAAACGGTAATCTCTGCGTTTGATTACAGAAGATTTGCTAAAGAAAAACGAAATAATGCCAAGTTATTATTTGTCGCACATCGTGAGGAAATTTTAAAGCAAAGCAGAGATACTTTTCGAGCTATCTTAAAAGATTTTAACTTTGGAGATATGTTAGTAGGCGGGCATACACCTGCTTCTTTCGATCACTTATTTGTTAGCATTCAAAGCTTTAACAGTATGAAGTTATACGAAAAACTTTCAAGAGATTTTTATGACTTTATTATTGTGGATGAATTCCATCATGCAGCAGCTAGTTCCTATCAAAAATTATTACGCCATTTTGACCCGGAGATTCTTTTGGGCTTGACTGCAACTCCCGAACGGATGGACGGACAAGATGTAACGAAGTATTTTGAAGGTCAAATAGCATCTGAGATGCGACTGACTGAAGCAATAGATCGTAAGCTATTAAGTCCTTTTCAGTATTTCTGTGTAAGTGATACGGTAGATTTATCAACGCTAAAATGGAGTAGAAAAGGGTATGATTTACGAGAGTTAGAGAATGTATATACAAACAACAAAATCCGTAGTAATCAAATTGTTAATAGCTTGTATAAGTATGTTACAGATGTTGAAGAAGTGAAAGGGCTAGGGTTTTGTGTCGGGGTAGAGCATGCTACATATATGGCCCAGTATTTTAATCAAAGAAACATCCCATCCATTGCATTACATGGGAATTCAGACAAAACCTTACGAACAAAAGCAAAGGACCAATTGATGAAAGGTGAAATTAACTTCATATTTGTTGCTGATTTGTATAATGAAGGAGTAGATATTTCAGAAGTAAATACAGTATTGTTCCTTCGTCCCACAGAAAGCTTAACTGTCTTTTTGCAACAGCTTGGTCGTGGATTAAGGTTAGTGGATGGGAAAGAATGCTTAACTGTCCTAGATTTTGTCGGCCAAGCACATAAGAATTATAGCTTTGAAGAAAAATTCCGTGCTTTAATTGGAAGAACCAAACATTCCATAAGACATTATGTAGAAGAAGGGTTTTCGGCTTTACCAAGGGGGAGTTTTATTCAACTGGAGAAACAAGCGAAAGATTATATTTTGCGAAATATCAAGGCAACAGCGAATACAAAGACAAACTTAGTTAATAAGTTGAAGTATTTCAGACAGGATACAGGTCTTGAATTAACTTTAGAAAACTTTCTCAATCATCATCGTTTATCTGTTTACGATTTCTATGGTAGAAGTGGTGATCGATCATTTCAACGTTTATTGGTAAGTGCAGGAGTTGGTGACGATTTCACTTGTGATAATGAAGAAAAGATTGTAAAACGCTTACCAAAATTGTTTCATTTGAATTCTGAGAAACTCCTCCGATTCTTTATGCGTTATGTGAACGAACAAGGGGGATACTTGCCTAAGAACTATGAAGAAAAGCTTATGCTGAACATGCTTTACTATACATTTTTTCAGAAAGAGCCAGCCAAAGAAGGATACTCGACTATACAGGAGGCTTTAAGGAATATACTGAAAAATGATCGTATGCAAAAAGAAATTTATGATTTGCTGGCGTTTAACTATAAATCTATAAAGACTATAGAGATAGAGAATGATTTTGATTTTGTAACACCATTAACGGTTCATTCTGTATACTCTAAGGAACAAATCATGGCTGCTCTAGGTTATTTCGACGAAGAAAAATGCCCAGCATTTCGCGAAGGTGTTAAGCATTTTAAGGATAAGCAACTAGACGTGTTCTTTACAACACTTAATAAATCAGAAAAAGATTTTTCACCATCCACACTATATGAAGATTATGCAATTAATGAAAGTCTATTTCATTGGCAATCCCAGAGTACTGTAACAGAACAGAGTCCCACGGCACAGCGATATATTCACCATAGAGAAAGAGGAAATGAAATTGCATTATTTGTGAGAGAATATAAGCAAGAAAATGGCTACACAGCACCATTTATATTCTTGGGTACATGTGATTATGTGAGCCATTCAGGAGAAAAACCGATTAGTTTTAAATGGAAATTACGAGAAGAAATGCCTCCTGGATTGGTGCCGCGGGCGAATAAGAGTATTGTGTAA
- a CDS encoding DUF4825 domain-containing protein, translating to MEVKRIAGYLLFSLLIVLFLDGCAINNDETKDSSEDIFQYNGAVIGDNSAVINIIGQLPHNEKFKEVSLETKNKPYGMSLTYDSLDVPEVGKEYKETAITNATFLFTLVKNAEWITFHFENQTYKITRFKLQDFYSKDLNEFTSQTELNAFVQEQLVNESKVSQLFVQ from the coding sequence ATGGAAGTGAAAAGAATAGCAGGTTATCTTTTGTTTTCATTATTAATAGTTCTCTTCTTAGATGGATGTGCAATTAATAATGATGAAACCAAAGATTCAAGTGAAGATATATTTCAATATAATGGTGCTGTGATTGGAGATAATAGTGCAGTAATTAATATTATTGGTCAACTGCCCCACAATGAAAAATTTAAAGAAGTCTCTCTAGAAACAAAAAATAAGCCTTATGGGATGAGCCTGACATACGATAGTCTGGATGTTCCAGAGGTGGGAAAAGAGTATAAAGAAACGGCAATTACGAACGCTACTTTTCTTTTTACATTAGTTAAAAATGCAGAATGGATTACCTTTCATTTCGAAAATCAAACATATAAAATAACAAGATTTAAACTGCAGGATTTTTACAGTAAGGATTTAAATGAATTTACAAGTCAAACGGAATTGAATGCCTTTGTGCAGGAACAGTTGGTAAATGAGAGTAAAGTAAGTCAACTTTTTGTACAGTAG
- a CDS encoding DEAD/DEAH box helicase family protein, giving the protein MRDISLHTSQLHEEIKQAMVESSTIYILSSFIMKSGVEMIFDALEHALKNGADVKFLTGDYLYVTQPKALHRLLNLQQENLEIRLWKSNGVSFHPKTYIFKHKEKGSLIVGSSNMSRSAYTSGVEWNLQMQRTASNTTFDEAMEAFIELFYANETMSINAESLKIYQQEYDQFHATHADLLTTWTKQEEVELTLPSEEEPLPAEANEPNAHYPTKLQPRQAQTEALTALEATLEEEYNKAMVVMATGLGKTYLAAFFAKRYKRILFIAHREEILKQAKKSFEQVIGMQGGLFYGLEKDTSKDMLFASIFTLSIQEQLHQFAPNAFDLIIIDEFHHAAAKSYQHVIDYFEPQFLLGLTATPERTDGQDVFAICEGNVAYEITFIEAIQRGWLTPFTYHGILDDIDYSSIRWLGTKYDQHELMIRQLQTERAQHIYRKWKELKQTRTLGFCSSIQQAEFLANYFNENGAHALALTSQSKTHSRTESIRMLESGELDIIFTVDLFNEGVDIPSVDTLLFARPTESLVVFTQQIGRGLRTFAGKNSCVIIDLIGNYRYADTKLSVFDTEEKGDKKGTRKNIEPIVPTTCEVHLDTAVVDLLKELRKKRSPRRERIFQDYYQVKTQLGRRPTYREVHLYGSLNSKEYKQAFGGYFAFLKTYGELTEHEATVYEKHYDWLSKVEKETMTKSYKMVVLQYLLDKGPSDWLVPVTPEKVAPYFHQFYMEKNYRKQIDFSSKNTKAMWEYDEKKVAKLIAEMPMSKWVGKDRLVFFEDGKFGVNFTVNAKDQEILHRMTEEICDYKMQGYFERKSNGSIQ; this is encoded by the coding sequence TTGAGGGACATCTCCTTACATACAAGTCAGTTGCATGAGGAAATAAAACAGGCAATGGTGGAATCCTCAACCATTTATATCTTGAGTTCATTCATTATGAAGTCAGGTGTCGAAATGATATTTGATGCGTTGGAACATGCCTTAAAAAATGGTGCTGATGTGAAGTTTTTAACCGGTGATTATTTATATGTCACCCAGCCAAAAGCGCTCCATCGTTTACTGAATCTTCAGCAGGAGAATTTGGAAATTCGTTTATGGAAAAGTAATGGTGTTTCCTTTCATCCAAAGACATATATCTTTAAACATAAGGAAAAGGGTTCCCTGATTGTTGGATCCTCCAATATGTCCCGTTCTGCATATACGTCAGGTGTGGAATGGAATTTGCAAATGCAGCGCACTGCTTCAAATACTACGTTTGATGAAGCAATGGAAGCATTTATTGAGCTTTTTTATGCCAATGAAACGATGTCTATTAATGCAGAGTCACTAAAAATCTATCAGCAAGAATATGATCAGTTTCACGCAACCCATGCAGATCTCCTCACAACGTGGACCAAGCAAGAAGAAGTGGAACTAACGTTACCTTCTGAAGAAGAACCATTACCAGCTGAAGCAAATGAGCCTAATGCTCATTATCCAACCAAACTCCAGCCACGCCAGGCGCAAACCGAGGCATTGACTGCGCTTGAAGCTACATTGGAAGAAGAGTATAACAAAGCAATGGTCGTCATGGCCACTGGACTTGGTAAAACCTATTTAGCAGCATTCTTTGCCAAAAGGTATAAGCGGATCCTCTTTATTGCGCATCGAGAAGAAATTTTAAAACAGGCGAAGAAAAGTTTTGAACAGGTTATAGGCATGCAAGGTGGGCTTTTCTATGGTCTGGAAAAGGATACAAGCAAGGACATGCTTTTTGCTTCGATCTTTACCCTTAGTATCCAGGAACAGTTACATCAATTCGCTCCGAATGCATTTGACCTCATTATTATAGATGAGTTTCACCATGCAGCAGCGAAAAGCTATCAGCATGTTATCGACTATTTTGAACCACAATTTCTTTTAGGCCTTACAGCAACACCTGAGCGGACAGATGGGCAGGATGTGTTTGCCATTTGTGAAGGAAACGTCGCCTATGAAATCACATTTATCGAAGCAATCCAGCGCGGTTGGCTGACTCCCTTTACCTATCATGGCATACTTGATGATATTGATTATTCTTCCATCCGCTGGTTAGGCACAAAATATGACCAGCATGAGCTCATGATCCGGCAACTGCAAACAGAAAGAGCACAACATATCTATCGCAAGTGGAAAGAATTAAAACAAACTCGGACACTTGGCTTCTGCTCTTCCATTCAGCAGGCAGAATTTCTAGCAAACTATTTCAACGAGAATGGAGCCCATGCACTTGCATTAACTTCACAATCCAAAACCCACTCACGGACAGAAAGCATCCGCATGCTAGAATCCGGTGAGCTCGATATTATCTTTACTGTGGATCTGTTTAATGAAGGGGTGGATATTCCATCAGTTGATACGCTCTTATTTGCGAGGCCGACCGAATCACTAGTTGTCTTTACTCAGCAAATTGGACGGGGACTTCGTACATTTGCCGGGAAGAATTCATGTGTCATTATCGATCTCATCGGTAATTATCGCTATGCGGACACCAAGTTGAGTGTCTTTGATACAGAGGAAAAAGGCGACAAGAAAGGAACAAGAAAAAATATAGAGCCTATCGTACCCACAACATGCGAGGTTCATCTCGATACAGCAGTAGTAGACTTGTTGAAGGAACTACGGAAAAAGCGCAGCCCAAGAAGAGAACGCATCTTCCAAGACTATTACCAGGTTAAAACACAGCTTGGCAGAAGGCCGACATATAGAGAAGTCCATCTGTATGGCAGCCTAAACTCCAAAGAATACAAGCAGGCGTTTGGTGGTTACTTCGCTTTCTTAAAAACATACGGAGAACTAACCGAACATGAAGCAACTGTTTATGAAAAGCATTATGATTGGTTAAGTAAAGTAGAAAAAGAAACGATGACCAAATCGTATAAAATGGTAGTCCTCCAATACCTACTGGATAAAGGGCCTTCTGATTGGCTAGTACCTGTAACACCTGAGAAAGTAGCACCCTATTTTCATCAGTTCTACATGGAAAAGAATTACCGAAAGCAGATTGACTTCTCGAGTAAAAACACAAAAGCAATGTGGGAATATGATGAAAAGAAAGTTGCTAAATTAATCGCGGAGATGCCAATGAGTAAGTGGGTTGGCAAGGATAGGCTTGTGTTCTTTGAGGATGGAAAATTTGGTGTTAATTTTACTGTTAATGCTAAGGATCAAGAGATTTTGCATAGAATGACTGAGGAGATCTGTGATTATAAGATGCAGGGGTATTTTGAGAGGAAAAGTAATGGTAGTATTCAATAA
- a CDS encoding VCBS repeat-containing protein, giving the protein MYWYEPYRVNQPHVVDGAFGDVNGDGTLDYVFLTALKADASSPYLQDITLNIQDGATNRVYNIPLNKDGNSGYQPTVFLGDFTGDGIKDILVTIDSGGSGAFTFNYIYSFVNNQARELFDFNKYNEQNKYSVTYLDYYKVNVYSPATGQAYVVDISNRDAEYLSQIYDEKGILKQPVQGMFDGVSGFYPVDMDRDGVYEIQAYQKISGLYHADSFGYIINTLKWEQNKFSIWQQWMAIYGSEPK; this is encoded by the coding sequence ATGTATTGGTATGAACCCTATCGTGTCAACCAACCCCACGTAGTAGATGGCGCTTTCGGAGATGTGAATGGGGATGGTACGCTCGATTATGTGTTTTTAACAGCATTAAAAGCGGATGCGTCCAGCCCTTACTTGCAAGACATTACGCTAAATATCCAGGACGGGGCGACAAACAGGGTATATAATATTCCATTAAATAAAGATGGGAATTCCGGTTATCAGCCTACCGTGTTTCTTGGCGATTTCACGGGTGACGGCATCAAAGATATTTTAGTTACGATTGATTCAGGTGGCTCTGGTGCCTTTACGTTTAATTATATTTACTCGTTTGTAAACAACCAGGCTAGAGAGTTATTTGATTTCAACAAATACAATGAACAAAATAAGTACAGTGTCACCTACTTGGATTATTATAAAGTAAATGTGTATAGCCCGGCGACAGGGCAGGCGTATGTTGTGGATATCAGCAACAGAGATGCAGAGTACCTATCACAGATTTATGATGAAAAGGGCATATTGAAGCAGCCTGTCCAGGGGATGTTTGATGGTGTCAGTGGATTCTATCCCGTAGATATGGATCGTGATGGGGTCTATGAAATTCAGGCATATCAGAAAATCAGTGGGCTTTATCATGCGGATTCCTTCGGGTATATCATCAATACATTAAAATGGGAACAAAATAAATTCTCTATTTGGCAGCAATGGATGGCGATCTACGGAAGCGAGCCAAAGTAA
- a CDS encoding hexameric tyrosine-coordinated heme protein has product MSDWLTSLQTDTPQEGFELAITLARNGVGYTQPSAEVREKLRSVYEDNADSLIASSQVIAIHYQTVAAANNYWK; this is encoded by the coding sequence ATGAGCGATTGGCTTACTAGTTTACAAACAGATACACCACAGGAAGGGTTTGAACTGGCAATCACGTTGGCACGAAATGGAGTGGGGTACACCCAACCTTCAGCTGAAGTCAGAGAGAAATTAAGATCGGTATACGAGGATAATGCAGATAGTCTTATTGCATCTTCTCAAGTTATTGCGATTCACTATCAAACTGTTGCAGCAGCGAATAATTATTGGAAGTAA
- a CDS encoding DUF5412 family protein, translating to MNKQYNLGSFYLLLALAALVGYAIYSNINHMWLVAPPNYILLLGSLCILVLAIKGLKYKENRLARIRSWITVAFSSLLSLALIITVIVTFLASTMGASVHIKTASSPDESYTLEFYRWNAGAAGSLGIRGEINGALWTKKRFYYQVNKEDVNITWEDENTVTINNHTLQLDKGETYGY from the coding sequence GTGAATAAACAATACAACCTAGGATCCTTCTATTTGCTGCTTGCTTTAGCAGCATTGGTGGGATACGCAATTTATTCTAATATAAACCACATGTGGTTAGTAGCACCGCCAAACTACATCCTGCTCCTCGGCAGTCTATGTATCTTGGTTCTAGCGATAAAAGGTTTAAAGTACAAGGAAAATAGATTAGCAAGGATACGAAGCTGGATAACGGTTGCTTTTTCATCACTTTTATCCTTAGCCCTAATAATCACGGTAATTGTTACTTTTCTTGCCTCGACGATGGGGGCAAGTGTACACATAAAAACAGCCAGCTCGCCTGATGAAAGCTATACACTTGAATTTTACCGATGGAATGCAGGTGCAGCAGGGTCACTCGGGATCAGAGGGGAAATAAACGGCGCCCTTTGGACGAAGAAGAGATTCTATTATCAAGTAAATAAAGAGGATGTAAACATCACATGGGAAGATGAAAATACAGTTACCATCAACAATCACACATTGCAACTGGATAAGGGAGAGACATACGGTTATTAA
- a CDS encoding nucleoside triphosphate pyrophosphohydrolase, with protein sequence MPTYHKLVRDRIPEIIHSTGKELKTEILNNTRYIEELKKKLNEEVTEYQEATTDEEALEELADVLELMHALAKQHGATIDEVEKVRKDKAEKRGAFNEKIYLIEVEDD encoded by the coding sequence ATGCCGACATATCATAAATTAGTCCGTGACCGCATCCCGGAAATTATTCATTCTACTGGTAAAGAGTTAAAAACAGAAATACTAAACAATACAAGATACATAGAAGAATTAAAGAAAAAATTAAATGAAGAAGTTACCGAATATCAGGAAGCAACAACAGATGAGGAAGCCCTGGAGGAGCTTGCAGACGTGCTGGAACTCATGCATGCACTTGCCAAGCAGCATGGTGCTACAATCGATGAAGTAGAAAAAGTTAGAAAAGACAAAGCAGAAAAACGCGGTGCTTTTAATGAAAAAATCTATTTAATTGAGGTTGAAGACGATTGA
- a CDS encoding group-specific protein — MNTFYIASSLSNIDTVRLVRNQLEDKGFVHTYDWTKNERASTIEDLMEIGRKEKQAVLDADFIVVLLPAGKGSHIEFGIALGQGKTIYLYSSYDDMNNFETTSTFYHLSNIEKCVGTIDELVEKVTISELK, encoded by the coding sequence ATGAATACGTTTTATATAGCTTCAAGTCTTTCAAACATAGATACAGTACGACTTGTTCGCAATCAGTTAGAGGATAAGGGATTTGTTCATACATATGATTGGACCAAAAATGAACGTGCTTCAACAATTGAAGATTTGATGGAAATAGGCAGGAAAGAGAAGCAAGCCGTGTTGGATGCCGATTTTATTGTGGTGCTTTTGCCAGCTGGAAAAGGAAGCCATATAGAATTTGGCATTGCACTAGGTCAAGGGAAAACAATCTATCTCTATTCGTCATACGACGACATGAATAATTTTGAAACGACCAGTACATTTTATCATCTATCTAATATTGAAAAATGTGTCGGTACAATTGATGAGTTAGTAGAAAAAGTAACGATAAGCGAATTAAAATAA
- a CDS encoding aldehyde dehydrogenase family protein, whose product MNQYQELNKSYINGVWVDGQESTQQNMVNPYNNDVLAKVNIASLEQLNKAFEGAKEAQTLWGQDAELRKKVMTNALSYFKENKEALIEMLTLESGSTQVKANLELDLTIGLMEESIKMVDEIGKFEEKPSIIPNKVNENYRLPKGVISSIAPFNFPLYLSMRTIAPALALGNTVIHKADIQCGLISGSAIAKAYEEAGIPAGVFQSILTTPEIIGDGMFNHKDANLVSFTGSTPVGRQIGKVAGEELKEVALELGGNGPFSVLQDADIDQAVNAAIFGKHLHQGQICMAINRIIVHEDVYDAFAEKFVAKAKELKCGDPRDPDVVVGPLINEKQVERAQDIINKAKEAGFDMLLEGERIGNILTPTVIGNVDNDSEVAQSELFSPVALITKASSDSEVIEKANATQYGLSSSIFSNDEEKAREYALKLAFGMTHINDQPVNDEPTALFGGMRQSGIGRFGSPYVIDEFTERKWISVQKEFRDYPF is encoded by the coding sequence ATGAATCAATATCAGGAATTGAATAAAAGTTATATTAATGGTGTGTGGGTAGATGGGCAGGAAAGCACCCAACAAAATATGGTTAACCCTTATAATAATGATGTTTTGGCAAAAGTTAATATTGCCTCGTTAGAACAGTTGAATAAAGCATTTGAAGGAGCGAAAGAAGCTCAGACTTTATGGGGGCAAGATGCCGAACTTCGCAAAAAAGTAATGACTAACGCATTGAGTTATTTTAAAGAGAACAAAGAAGCACTAATTGAAATGTTGACACTGGAATCCGGAAGTACGCAAGTTAAAGCAAATCTTGAATTAGATTTAACAATTGGATTAATGGAAGAGTCTATTAAAATGGTTGATGAGATTGGTAAATTTGAAGAAAAGCCTTCTATTATTCCAAATAAGGTGAATGAAAACTATCGATTACCAAAAGGAGTTATATCTTCCATCGCACCATTCAACTTTCCACTATACTTGTCTATGCGCACGATTGCGCCAGCGTTAGCATTAGGTAACACAGTAATACACAAGGCAGATATCCAATGTGGCCTTATTTCCGGTTCTGCGATCGCTAAAGCTTATGAAGAAGCAGGTATTCCTGCTGGTGTATTCCAATCCATTTTAACGACACCGGAAATTATTGGTGATGGCATGTTCAACCATAAAGATGCAAACCTTGTTAGCTTTACTGGATCCACGCCAGTTGGACGCCAAATCGGTAAAGTCGCTGGAGAAGAATTAAAAGAAGTTGCATTAGAACTTGGCGGTAATGGCCCATTCTCTGTTCTTCAGGATGCAGATATTGATCAAGCCGTTAATGCAGCTATCTTCGGGAAACACTTGCATCAAGGGCAAATTTGTATGGCGATTAATCGAATTATTGTGCATGAGGATGTCTATGACGCGTTTGCAGAAAAATTTGTTGCTAAAGCAAAAGAGCTAAAATGTGGTGATCCACGAGACCCTGACGTCGTTGTTGGGCCCCTTATCAACGAAAAACAAGTAGAAAGAGCACAGGATATTATTAATAAGGCAAAAGAAGCTGGATTTGATATGCTGTTAGAAGGTGAACGTATTGGAAACATTCTTACACCAACTGTAATTGGCAATGTTGATAATGACAGTGAAGTGGCACAAAGTGAACTCTTTTCTCCAGTGGCACTTATTACAAAAGCAAGCTCAGATAGCGAGGTTATCGAAAAGGCCAATGCAACGCAGTACGGGTTAAGTTCTTCCATCTTCTCCAATGATGAAGAAAAAGCTAGAGAATATGCTTTAAAATTAGCATTCGGTATGACGCACATTAACGATCAGCCCGTCAATGATGAACCAACCGCCTTATTTGGTGGCATGCGACAAAGCGGAATCGGTCGTTTTGGCAGCCCATATGTAATTGATGAATTTACAGAAAGAAAATGGATATCTGTTCAAAAAGAATTTAGAGATTATCCATTTTAA
- a CDS encoding phosphotransferase family protein — MDLGKPIAKGNTAEIYLSDNKIVKVFNDYLPSTESIKEATKQKYAYLYGLPVPKVLDVTNINGKQAIIMEYVKGDTLGDLYSKDKERAAYYLNISVDMQLKIHSIIPNEIEPMNEKLHRQIKAGDTLDESQRSYLLNKLESFTFDNRLCHGDFHLFNLIKADKQVVIIDWIDASAGDVRADVYRTYLLYSQFSFEFAEMYLRLYCEKSGLVKSEIFQWAPVIAGARLSEKVSSENSARLIEIIKNAMH, encoded by the coding sequence ATGGATCTAGGTAAGCCAATAGCAAAAGGAAATACAGCGGAAATCTATCTTTCTGACAACAAAATAGTCAAAGTTTTTAACGACTATTTGCCAAGTACAGAATCTATAAAGGAAGCAACGAAGCAAAAATATGCCTATTTATATGGCCTTCCTGTGCCAAAGGTTTTAGATGTCACCAATATTAACGGGAAACAAGCAATTATAATGGAATATGTTAAAGGTGACACATTAGGTGATTTATATTCCAAGGATAAGGAACGGGCAGCATATTATTTGAATATTTCCGTAGATATGCAACTAAAAATTCATAGTATTATTCCAAATGAAATAGAACCAATGAATGAGAAATTGCATCGTCAAATTAAAGCGGGGGATACGTTAGATGAAAGTCAAAGATCTTATCTATTAAATAAACTGGAATCATTTACTTTTGATAATAGGCTTTGCCATGGTGATTTTCATCTATTTAACTTGATTAAAGCCGACAAACAAGTTGTTATCATTGATTGGATTGATGCAAGTGCAGGAGATGTTCGTGCTGATGTATATCGAACATATCTTTTATATTCCCAATTTTCATTTGAATTTGCTGAAATGTATTTGCGACTTTATTGCGAAAAGAGCGGCTTGGTGAAGTCAGAAATTTTTCAATGGGCTCCAGTCATAGCGGGAGCAAGATTATCCGAGAAGGTCTCATCTGAGAATTCTGCAAGGCTTATAGAGATTATAAAAAATGCTATGCATTAG